Part of the Pelmatolapia mariae isolate MD_Pm_ZW linkage group LG3_W, Pm_UMD_F_2, whole genome shotgun sequence genome is shown below.
GGATGTTCTCTGGCTTACCCCTGGATAGTCAGACACGTACCGCATGTCCCCAAAGGTccttacaaatattttttttaacatggcaCAAAAACACACGATGCTTTTCCTGCTATTAGTTTGTACAGACCTAGGGGGGAGTTTAGAAAAACTAATAGACCACTAAAAATACTTAGAGCCTGGAGCCTGAGCCATGCAGGGCTTTTTCCTGCGTTGCTTCCAGTGTGCGCGTGGGCCCATTGAGGAAAGAGGAAATGAGCTGCTCTGGTTGTAAGGGGGCTTCCTGAATGATATTATAAAGAGCTCCCTCCCTTCAACCTCTCCTCACAGTGTTGCTCAGAGCAAGCGGAGGCTGTGGGTGATCCCTTTGCTCCACATCTTTGACCGTGGACTGAACACTGAGCCAAAGGGGTTTGACGTCAGTGCAGTGCACGCTAATTCTCGTCCCTGCTGGTCGGGGTAAGGTGGAAATACTGATTGTTtcgcttttttaaaaatgatttgccTAACTGTCCCTTTCTTAgattaacttttttatttttatatggaACTGTTAATAATCTTAATCTTCTTTAAACAACCCTTGAAGTACACTAAATAGGTGATTAATCTACAGAAAATTCTGGTAAACTCTTAGTTTTTAAAAGTGCACACTTCTCCTGCTGTTTGATTCATACTCATGTCAATTTAAAAACTTAACACTGTAAAGTTGAATATGCAAATGGGATTAAattagtatttctttttttccccactcaaAGGTACGAGTAGGGAGCTGGTCTCACCTAACGGATGTGTCCGGGACACTCCAGTAtatttattctttctgttaCACACAGGTAAGTGATGTTATGCATCTTACATAGAAAGGATATTGGtgcaatcattaaaaaaatcatgaaaattaTGTACAATACCTCATTGTTGTACTTATAATGCCTTGCCTAAAGATTCAGAGGAGCACGATGGAAGCTCTGGAGGGATATAGGGCCGACAGAGGGCAGAGCATGAGGGCTGTGGCCCCAGCTGAAGGATATGTGAAGGAGTTCACTCGCCACTCCAATGATGTGCTGCTGAACCTGAATGAACTCCGGCATCGGAGCATCCTGACTGACACCACCCTGATCGTTGGCAACGTGCACCTGCATGCACACTGTGCTGTGCTCGTGGCCTGCAGGTTGGTGGACAAACCAGTCCTTTTGTGGTCAGAATTTAGGAGCAATGTCTTCTTTAATCTTCTTCTACAGCAAAATAATCCGAGTGGTACATCTTGCACCTCTTTCTATGCCTGACTCAtagttgtttttgtctttctaattttgttttgttcatcaTAAGCGCCTGTTTCCTTCCACTTAGTACAtccattgttttcttcttcCCACCTCCTTTCTCCCCATTTCTTCCCTTAAAAGCACTGCAGATAGTTTTTTATACGAGAACTGCATGTCTTACTTTaagttttttttgctttctcctCTCTTCTCAGTGGTTTCTTCTACTCGCTGTATTCACGACGTGCATTACTACAGGGGCGTGGTGGGAGTGGGGAGCAGCTCATGACTGTGTCTCTCCCCACCACGCTGGACGCCTCCAGCGTCTCCCTGCTGCTTGACTTCATGTACACCTCCCGCCTCCCTCTGACACCGAGCATTGTCTCCGGGGTGTTGGCTGTGGCTGTCTACCTGCAGATGGACCACGTGGCTGAGACCTGCCGGGATTTCATGCAGCTGCACTGGTGAGGGCCATAAAAGAACACGTGCTGTTCACAGCTTGGAAGAGATAGTGTGTTAAACTGGATCAAATTGCATGTGCAATCTTTTGCAGCATGGAGAATAGGACAGTCAGACACCTCCACTTGGAGCTGGACTCCAGGGTGTCCGTACCCTCTGTATCTCCCAAAGGAGGGGACTTACCTACTCAAGGACCCCTGCGATTACtgccaacagcagcagcaacccgGTAGGAAAGTCTAGTGTGAAACTGAATAATTAAATGTATAGTTGATGTCCCGGATGACTTTTTTTGTGCGGCTCCTACTTTTCAAAGTTGTTTATCACTTTGAGCTGTTGTTTGCACAATGCCAGACGTGCTTTGGTTTGCGCTCCTTTGTCCTTTGACGGGTTTAGCTCATTACAGCACttcctttgtttttcctgcagggTCCCTGTGGTGACTGGGGGCTCTCTCAAGCCAGGGGCTTTCCCCAGCTGTCAGCCCAGGTCAACAGAGCTGAAAGGAGACCCTGAGTCACCTCTCATGGCCAGCCCGACTTTATCTCCAAGCAGCCCCACCCGCTCCAGCTGCCAACCAAGCTCTCCTGCTGCATCTGAGACCTGCAACAAAAACCTTGTGGTATGTCTCAGGGAAAGTATTTGATTTGTAGGATTTGGGGGAGCTGGTGCAGCACTTGTATAACTGATGTTCTGTCTGTTTTTCCAGAGTGATGCCAAAGCCACACCAGACCCGAAGGCCTGCAACTGGAAGAAGTACAAGTACATTGTCCTCAACCCTCTCTGTGCTGCCAGTGCAGTGAAAGTCGAGGAGATGGAGGAACCCCAAAATCGAGCATCACCAACTGATGACTCAACACCAAAAGCACCAACAGAGGCGTGGTCTGGAGAAGTGCCCGGTCAGATTGATAGGTAAACTGGATAGCGACAatgaaaagacagagaaaacagaaagtttGTAAGGGTTTCTAAAATCTTTGACCCTCTCTTCCTCAGACAGGGGCAGGCCTCCTGCTACGAGGGTTCTGGCCGAGCCCCTCCCCTCGGGCCATCACCCTCTGTGGACCACCCAACTGTGCCCACCTCTAACAAGGAGGGACATGGTAGGTATAAACAGCACTTTTAAAACCTTCTTCCTCTGGTGCtatta
Proteins encoded:
- the bcl6b gene encoding B-cell CLL/lymphoma 6 member B protein isoform X1: MEALEGYRADRGQSMRAVAPAEGYVKEFTRHSNDVLLNLNELRHRSILTDTTLIVGNVHLHAHCAVLVACSGFFYSLYSRRALLQGRGGSGEQLMTVSLPTTLDASSVSLLLDFMYTSRLPLTPSIVSGVLAVAVYLQMDHVAETCRDFMQLHCMENRTVRHLHLELDSRVSVPSVSPKGGDLPTQGPLRLLPTAAATRVPVVTGGSLKPGAFPSCQPRSTELKGDPESPLMASPTLSPSSPTRSSCQPSSPAASETCNKNLVSDAKATPDPKACNWKKYKYIVLNPLCAASAVKVEEMEEPQNRASPTDDSTPKAPTEAWSGEVPGQIDRQGQASCYEGSGRAPPLGPSPSVDHPTVPTSNKEGHEAAHLNHHQVKCESYCTPYSYSGSLQGPKPACSGDKPYRCNVCGAQFNRPANLKTHSRIHSGEKPYRCDTCGARFVQVAHLRAHVLIHTGEKPYPCNTCGTRFRHLQTLKSHLRIHTGEKPYSCEKCDLHFRHKSQLRLHLRQKHGAVTNTKIRYKVLTEPYQPILQAC
- the bcl6b gene encoding B-cell CLL/lymphoma 6 member B protein isoform X2; this translates as MEALEGYRADRGQSMRAVAPAEGYVKEFTRHSNDVLLNLNELRHRSILTDTTLIVGNVHLHAHCAVLVACSGFFYSLYSRRALLQGRGGSGEQLMTVSLPTTLDASSVSLLLDFMYTSRLPLTPSIVSGVLAVAVYLQMDHVAETCRDFMQLHCMENRTVRHLHLELDSRVSVPSVSPKGGDLPTQGPLRLLPTAAATRVPVVTGGSLKPGAFPSCQPRSTELKGDPESPLMASPTLSPSSPTRSSCQPSSPAASETCNKNLVSDAKATPDPKACNWKKYKYIVLNPLCAASAVKVEEMEEPQNRASPTDDSTPKAPTEAWSGEVPGQIDRQGQASCYEGSGRAPPLGPSPSVDHPTVPTSNKEGHAAHLNHHQVKCESYCTPYSYSGSLQGPKPACSGDKPYRCNVCGAQFNRPANLKTHSRIHSGEKPYRCDTCGARFVQVAHLRAHVLIHTGEKPYPCNTCGTRFRHLQTLKSHLRIHTGEKPYSCEKCDLHFRHKSQLRLHLRQKHGAVTNTKIRYKVLTEPYQPILQAC